One Silurus meridionalis isolate SWU-2019-XX chromosome 10, ASM1480568v1, whole genome shotgun sequence genomic window carries:
- the LOC124392408 gene encoding lysine-specific histone demethylase 1B isoform X1, translating to MLSDTDYGGTSSCGRSRGKKRAAAAPAGVETSASSSSSAVPTSSSSSSSAPGEGHAMRPSRQTPGGRGKRGNSVSTAQANPKRKMADVEEEEEQVEKKFRKCEKAGCPATYPVCFASASERCAKNGYTSRWYHLSCGEHFCNECFDHYYRSHKDGYEKFSSWKKLWTGNGKSEPSLKAFMADQQLPYWVQCTKPDCGKWRQLTKDIQLTASLAATYRCGMKLNNVKNEGPDQCSQPEDLRVAGVGDSWWSSMLILPPLLKESPANPFLTAYYPDCVGMSPSGSHCDLRPEQRRNVQPQIPGLSPYFQPFYQPNECGKALCVRPDMMELDELYEFPEFSRDPTMYLALRNLILAAWHRDCKEVLTPQKCAPHVIVRGLVRVRCVQELGKVLHFMTRKGLINTGVLLAKQPLLPEPYRNKKVLVIGAGASGLAAARQLHNFGMQVVVLEARDRIGGRVWDDTSLGVTVGRGAQIVNGCVNNPIALMCEQLGVKMHKLRERCDLIQDGGRATDVAIDKRMDFHFNAILDVVSEWRKDKSQHQDVPLGEKIQEVYKTFLQESDIRFSELEEKVLQFHLSNLEYACASPLDQVSARSWDHNEFFAQFSGDHTLLTAGYSTLLHKLAQDLDIHLNTAVQSVDYSGDVVKVSTTSGAQFTAQKVLVTAPLALLQKNVIQFNPPLPDRKLKAINSLGAGVIEKIALQFPYRFWDSKVQRADYFGHVPPSPEKRGLFSVFYDMRPKGEQCVLMSVITGEAQAMIKDLEDKEVVELCMNLLRDLYKEQEVPDPLKYFVTRWSKDVWSQMSYSFVKTGGSGEAYDVIAEDVQGKIYFAGEATNRHFPQTVTGAYLSGVREASKIAAL from the exons ATGCTGTCggatacag ATTACGGGGGAACATCGTCCTGTGGCCGCTCTCGAGGAAAGAAAAGAGCTGCAGCAGCTCCAGCAGGTGTGGAGACCTCCgcttcctcttcatcatcagcagtgcccacatcatcatcatcatcatcatcagcccCAGGAGAAGGTCACGCCATGCGTCCATCCAGACAAACACCAGGAGGCAGGGGCAAGAGGGGCAACAGTGTTTCTACAGCACAGGCAAAT CCCAAAAGAAAGATGGCTGATgtagaggaagaagaggagcaggtggagaagaagTTTCGGAAGTGTGAGAAGGCAGGCTGCCCCGCTACGTATCCTGTGTGTTTTGCCAGCGCATCTGAAAG GTGCGCGAAAAACGGCTACACGTCTCGATGGTACCATCTGTCCTGCGGAGAACATTTTTGCAACGAGTGTTTCGACCACTATTACAGAAG cCATAAGGACGGTTATGAGAAATTCTCCTCCTGGAAGAAGCTGTGGACAGGAAATGGGAAGAGTGAACCAAGCCTGAAGGCCTTCATGGCCGATCAGCAACTTCCTTATtgg GTGCAGTGTACGAAACCCGACTGTGGCAAATGGAGGCAGTTGACGAAGGACATCCAGCTGACGGCTTCTCTGGCTGCGACGTACCGCTGCGGGATGAAACTCAACAACGTTAAA AATGAAGGACCAGATCAGTGCTCTCAGCCTGAAGACCTG agagtggcCGGAGTAGGAGACAGTTGGTGGTCGTCCATGCTGATTCTGCCCCCCTTGCTGAAAGAGAGCCCGGCGAACCCGTTCCTCACGGCGTATTACCCCGACTGTGTGGGTATGAGTCCATCCGGCTCCCACTGTGATCTACGTCCTGAGCAGCGCCGCAACGTTCAGCCTCAAA tcccGGGTTTGAGCCCGTATTTCCAGCCCTTCTACCAGCCCAACGAGTGTGGTAAAGCCCTGTGTGTGCGACCTGACATGATGGAGCTCGACGAGCTCTACGAATTCCCAGAATTCTCCAGAGACCCCACCATGTACCTCGCCTTACGCAACCTCATCCTCGCCGCCTGGCATCGAGACTGCAAG gAGGTTCTGACGCCGCAGAAGTGTGCTCCCCACGTCATCGTCCGCGGGTTGGTCCGGGTGCGATGTGTACAGGAGCTGGGCAAGGTTCTGCACTTTATGACCCGCAAAGGTTTAATCAACACCGGAGTTCTTCTGGCCAAACAGCCTCTCCTTCCCGAGCCGTACCGCAAC AAGAAAGTGTTGGTGATTGGAGCAGGAGCTTCAGGTCTCGCTGCTGCCAGACAGCTGCACAACTTCGGCATGCAG gtGGTGGTGTTGGAGGCGAGGGATCGAATAGGAGGGCGAGTTTGGGATGACACGTCACTGGGCGTCACCGTGGGTCGGGGTGCCCAGATCGTCAACGGCTGTGTCAACAATCCCATCGCTCTAATGTGTGAACAG CTGGGAGTGAAGATGCACAAGCTGCGTGAGCGCTGCGACCTGATCCAGGATGGAGGCCGGGCCACAGATGTGGCTATAGACAAGCGCATGGACTTCCACTTTAACGCCATACTAGACGTGGTGTCCGAGTGGAGGAAGGACAAGTCACAGCACCAAGACGTCCCACTCGGGG AGAAGATCCAGGAGGTGTATAAGACGTTCCTGCAGGAGTCGGACATTCGCTTCAGTGAGCTGGAAGAAAAAGTGCTGCAGTTCCATCTCAGCAACCTGGAGTACGCCTGTGCAAGCCCACTggaccag GTTTCTGCTCGATCGTGGGACCATAACGAGTTCTTCGCTCAGTTCTCAGGGGACCACACACTGCTGACTGCAGGCTATTCCACTCTACTGCACAAACTCGCCCAAGACCTCGACATTCACCTCAACACTGCT GTGCAGTCTGTGGATTACTCTGGTGATGTGGTGAAGGTCAGCACCACCAGCGGAGCCCAGTTTACTGCTCAGAAG GTGTTAGTCACGGCTCCTTTAGCTCTCCTGCAGAAGAACGTCATCCAGTTTAACCCTCCACTCCCAGACCGGAAGCTCAAAGCCATAAACAGCCTGGGGGCTGGAGTCATCGAGAAG ATTGCACTGCAGTTCCCCTACAGGTTCTGGGACAGTAAGGTGCAGAGAGCCGATTATTTTGGTCACGTTCCCCCGAGTCCTGAGAAGAGGGGCTTGTTCAGTGTGTTTTACGACATGAGACCAAAG GGGGAGCAGTGTGTGCTGATGTCGGTGATCACAGGAGAGGCTCAGGCTATGATCAAAGACCTGGAAGACAAGGAAGTTGTTGAACTCTGCATGAACCTTCTCAGGGACCTCTACAAGGAACAG GAGGTTCCGGACCCGCTGAAGTACTTCGTGACCCGTTGGAGTAAAGACGTGTGGTCTCAGATGTCCTACAGCTTTGTGAAGACAGGAGGCAGTGGGGAGGCTTATGATGTCATCGCGGAAGACGTGCAAGGGAAGATCTACTTCGCGGGCGAG GCCACAAACCGTCACTTCCCCCAGACAGTAACCGGCGCGTACCTAAGCGGCGTACGAGAGGCGAGTAAGATCGCAGCACTGTGA
- the LOC124392408 gene encoding lysine-specific histone demethylase 1B isoform X2, giving the protein MRPSRQTPGGRGKRGNSVSTAQANPKRKMADVEEEEEQVEKKFRKCEKAGCPATYPVCFASASERCAKNGYTSRWYHLSCGEHFCNECFDHYYRSHKDGYEKFSSWKKLWTGNGKSEPSLKAFMADQQLPYWVQCTKPDCGKWRQLTKDIQLTASLAATYRCGMKLNNVKNEGPDQCSQPEDLRVAGVGDSWWSSMLILPPLLKESPANPFLTAYYPDCVGMSPSGSHCDLRPEQRRNVQPQIPGLSPYFQPFYQPNECGKALCVRPDMMELDELYEFPEFSRDPTMYLALRNLILAAWHRDCKEVLTPQKCAPHVIVRGLVRVRCVQELGKVLHFMTRKGLINTGVLLAKQPLLPEPYRNKKVLVIGAGASGLAAARQLHNFGMQVVVLEARDRIGGRVWDDTSLGVTVGRGAQIVNGCVNNPIALMCEQLGVKMHKLRERCDLIQDGGRATDVAIDKRMDFHFNAILDVVSEWRKDKSQHQDVPLGEKIQEVYKTFLQESDIRFSELEEKVLQFHLSNLEYACASPLDQVSARSWDHNEFFAQFSGDHTLLTAGYSTLLHKLAQDLDIHLNTAVQSVDYSGDVVKVSTTSGAQFTAQKVLVTAPLALLQKNVIQFNPPLPDRKLKAINSLGAGVIEKIALQFPYRFWDSKVQRADYFGHVPPSPEKRGLFSVFYDMRPKGEQCVLMSVITGEAQAMIKDLEDKEVVELCMNLLRDLYKEQEVPDPLKYFVTRWSKDVWSQMSYSFVKTGGSGEAYDVIAEDVQGKIYFAGEATNRHFPQTVTGAYLSGVREASKIAAL; this is encoded by the exons ATGCGTCCATCCAGACAAACACCAGGAGGCAGGGGCAAGAGGGGCAACAGTGTTTCTACAGCACAGGCAAAT CCCAAAAGAAAGATGGCTGATgtagaggaagaagaggagcaggtggagaagaagTTTCGGAAGTGTGAGAAGGCAGGCTGCCCCGCTACGTATCCTGTGTGTTTTGCCAGCGCATCTGAAAG GTGCGCGAAAAACGGCTACACGTCTCGATGGTACCATCTGTCCTGCGGAGAACATTTTTGCAACGAGTGTTTCGACCACTATTACAGAAG cCATAAGGACGGTTATGAGAAATTCTCCTCCTGGAAGAAGCTGTGGACAGGAAATGGGAAGAGTGAACCAAGCCTGAAGGCCTTCATGGCCGATCAGCAACTTCCTTATtgg GTGCAGTGTACGAAACCCGACTGTGGCAAATGGAGGCAGTTGACGAAGGACATCCAGCTGACGGCTTCTCTGGCTGCGACGTACCGCTGCGGGATGAAACTCAACAACGTTAAA AATGAAGGACCAGATCAGTGCTCTCAGCCTGAAGACCTG agagtggcCGGAGTAGGAGACAGTTGGTGGTCGTCCATGCTGATTCTGCCCCCCTTGCTGAAAGAGAGCCCGGCGAACCCGTTCCTCACGGCGTATTACCCCGACTGTGTGGGTATGAGTCCATCCGGCTCCCACTGTGATCTACGTCCTGAGCAGCGCCGCAACGTTCAGCCTCAAA tcccGGGTTTGAGCCCGTATTTCCAGCCCTTCTACCAGCCCAACGAGTGTGGTAAAGCCCTGTGTGTGCGACCTGACATGATGGAGCTCGACGAGCTCTACGAATTCCCAGAATTCTCCAGAGACCCCACCATGTACCTCGCCTTACGCAACCTCATCCTCGCCGCCTGGCATCGAGACTGCAAG gAGGTTCTGACGCCGCAGAAGTGTGCTCCCCACGTCATCGTCCGCGGGTTGGTCCGGGTGCGATGTGTACAGGAGCTGGGCAAGGTTCTGCACTTTATGACCCGCAAAGGTTTAATCAACACCGGAGTTCTTCTGGCCAAACAGCCTCTCCTTCCCGAGCCGTACCGCAAC AAGAAAGTGTTGGTGATTGGAGCAGGAGCTTCAGGTCTCGCTGCTGCCAGACAGCTGCACAACTTCGGCATGCAG gtGGTGGTGTTGGAGGCGAGGGATCGAATAGGAGGGCGAGTTTGGGATGACACGTCACTGGGCGTCACCGTGGGTCGGGGTGCCCAGATCGTCAACGGCTGTGTCAACAATCCCATCGCTCTAATGTGTGAACAG CTGGGAGTGAAGATGCACAAGCTGCGTGAGCGCTGCGACCTGATCCAGGATGGAGGCCGGGCCACAGATGTGGCTATAGACAAGCGCATGGACTTCCACTTTAACGCCATACTAGACGTGGTGTCCGAGTGGAGGAAGGACAAGTCACAGCACCAAGACGTCCCACTCGGGG AGAAGATCCAGGAGGTGTATAAGACGTTCCTGCAGGAGTCGGACATTCGCTTCAGTGAGCTGGAAGAAAAAGTGCTGCAGTTCCATCTCAGCAACCTGGAGTACGCCTGTGCAAGCCCACTggaccag GTTTCTGCTCGATCGTGGGACCATAACGAGTTCTTCGCTCAGTTCTCAGGGGACCACACACTGCTGACTGCAGGCTATTCCACTCTACTGCACAAACTCGCCCAAGACCTCGACATTCACCTCAACACTGCT GTGCAGTCTGTGGATTACTCTGGTGATGTGGTGAAGGTCAGCACCACCAGCGGAGCCCAGTTTACTGCTCAGAAG GTGTTAGTCACGGCTCCTTTAGCTCTCCTGCAGAAGAACGTCATCCAGTTTAACCCTCCACTCCCAGACCGGAAGCTCAAAGCCATAAACAGCCTGGGGGCTGGAGTCATCGAGAAG ATTGCACTGCAGTTCCCCTACAGGTTCTGGGACAGTAAGGTGCAGAGAGCCGATTATTTTGGTCACGTTCCCCCGAGTCCTGAGAAGAGGGGCTTGTTCAGTGTGTTTTACGACATGAGACCAAAG GGGGAGCAGTGTGTGCTGATGTCGGTGATCACAGGAGAGGCTCAGGCTATGATCAAAGACCTGGAAGACAAGGAAGTTGTTGAACTCTGCATGAACCTTCTCAGGGACCTCTACAAGGAACAG GAGGTTCCGGACCCGCTGAAGTACTTCGTGACCCGTTGGAGTAAAGACGTGTGGTCTCAGATGTCCTACAGCTTTGTGAAGACAGGAGGCAGTGGGGAGGCTTATGATGTCATCGCGGAAGACGTGCAAGGGAAGATCTACTTCGCGGGCGAG GCCACAAACCGTCACTTCCCCCAGACAGTAACCGGCGCGTACCTAAGCGGCGTACGAGAGGCGAGTAAGATCGCAGCACTGTGA